The Virgibacillus siamensis sequence GTGTAATTCTGCCGCCTCTGCCGGATCCATTTACTTGCTCCAGGTCAATATCATTTTCCTGGGCAAGTCTAAGTACGGCAGGCGAATATCTTTTTTTCATAGACTGGTCAGTTGAGGATCCTTGAGTTTCTGCTTTTTTTTGTACATCTGTTTTTTCCTGTTTATCAGTATCTTCCTCGGAAGGAGTGCCACCTTCAATTTCGATATAGCACATTAGTTCCCCAACTTCAATTGTATCTCCTTCTTGTGCCACCAGTTCTTTAATAACTCCTGTAAAGGATGATGGCACTTCAGCATTTACTTTATCGGTCATAACCTCAGCAATCGGATCATATTTATTCACCTGATCACCTTCACTTACCAGCCAGGAACTGATTGTACCTTCTGTAACACTCTCCCCAAGCTTCGGCATATTTACTTTTTCAGCAGCCAAGATGAGTCCCTCCTTTTCAGATTAAAATTCAGCCAAATCTCTTATTGCTTTTTCTACTTTATCCGGGTTAATCATAAAGTATTTTTCCATTGTTGGTGCATAAGGCATTGCTGGAATATCCGGGCCGGCAAGACGTTGCACAGGGGCATCCAGATCAAACAAGCAATTTTCTGCAATGATGGCTGAAACCTCACCAATAATGCTTCCTTCTTTATTATCTTCTGTTATCAATAATACTTTGCCAGTCTTTTTGGCAGCTTCAATTATTGCCTGTTTATCTAACGGATAAACGGTTCTCAGGTCAAGGATATGTGTATCGATTCCTTCCTCTTCTAATCTTTCTGCCGCCTGAAGTGCGAAATGAACGGCGAGCCCGTATGTGATGACGGTAACATCAGACCCTGCCCGCTTAACATCAGCCTTGCCGATTGGAAGAACATAATCATCTTCCGGAACTTCGCCTTTTAATAGCCGGTATCCCCGTTTATGTTCAAAAAACAACACCGGATCATTATCACGTATGGATGCTTTTAATAAGCCTTTTGCATCATATGGTGTTGATGGCATAACAATCTTTAGACCAGGCTGATTGGCAAAAACTGCTTCAACCGACTGGGAATGATAAAGAGCTCCATGAATTCCACCGCCATATGGCGCGCGGATCGTCATAGGCACACTCCAATCATTATTGGAACGGTACCTGACTTTGGCCGCCTCAGAAATAATCTGATTAACAGCCGGCATGATAAAATCGGCAAACTGCATCTCAGCAACTGGACGCATTCCATACATTGCCGCACCTATTCCAACGCCGGCAATTGCCGATTCAGCTAATGGTGTATCAATTACACGCTGTTCGCCAAATGTATCGTATAAGCCTTTTGTGGCACCAAACACACCACCTTTTTTCCCAACATCTTCCCCTAAT is a genomic window containing:
- a CDS encoding alpha-ketoacid dehydrogenase subunit beta, which translates into the protein MPVMSYIQAVTAAMHEEMQRDDKVFVLGEDVGKKGGVFGATKGLYDTFGEQRVIDTPLAESAIAGVGIGAAMYGMRPVAEMQFADFIMPAVNQIISEAAKVRYRSNNDWSVPMTIRAPYGGGIHGALYHSQSVEAVFANQPGLKIVMPSTPYDAKGLLKASIRDNDPVLFFEHKRGYRLLKGEVPEDDYVLPIGKADVKRAGSDVTVITYGLAVHFALQAAERLEEEGIDTHILDLRTVYPLDKQAIIEAAKKTGKVLLITEDNKEGSIIGEVSAIIAENCLFDLDAPVQRLAGPDIPAMPYAPTMEKYFMINPDKVEKAIRDLAEF